A portion of the Flavobacterium magnum genome contains these proteins:
- a CDS encoding DM13 domain-containing protein has protein sequence MKTIFLSLAMVLALFSCQSEGPLTRTDVGSAEIPTTSQRLHTGYFTATSGIEVSGTANVYAEGSTRHLSLEDFSVSAGPDLKVYLATSAEPELFVNLGALGDGINHNYPIPEGVDLNTYNYVLIHCQQYNHLFAIAPLTPSE, from the coding sequence ATGAAAACTATTTTTTTATCACTCGCAATGGTTTTAGCACTTTTTTCGTGCCAGTCTGAGGGCCCGTTAACACGCACCGACGTGGGCTCCGCAGAAATCCCCACAACGTCACAAAGGCTGCACACCGGTTACTTTACTGCGACTTCGGGAATTGAAGTCAGCGGCACCGCCAATGTGTATGCCGAAGGCTCCACACGACATTTGTCGCTCGAAGACTTTTCAGTATCTGCCGGCCCAGACCTTAAGGTATATCTTGCGACTTCGGCTGAGCCGGAATTGTTTGTCAATCTGGGCGCTTTGGGCGATGGCATCAACCACAATTATCCCATTCCGGAGGGCGTTGATCTGAACACCTACAACTATGTGTTGATTCACTGCCAGCAATACAACCACCTTTTTGCCATCGCGCCATTAACCCCATCGGAATAA